One Stenotrophomonas sp. SAU14A_NAIMI4_5 DNA segment encodes these proteins:
- a CDS encoding pyridoxal phosphate-dependent aminotransferase yields MSTLPHTPGYSRRSHEIAPFHVMSLLARAQALEQAGHDVIHLEIGEPDFTTAEPVVRAGQAALAAGHTRYTAARGLPALRQAISGFYRSHYGLDIDPERILVTPGGSGALLLASSLLVDPGRHWLLADPGYPCNRHFLRLVEGGAQLVPVGPDTAYQLTPSLVELHWNADSVGALVASPANPTGTVLSADELAALSTSLHARGGHLVVDEIYHGLTYGLDAPSVLQVDDSAFVLNSFSKYFGMTGWRLGWLVAPPAAVPDLEKLAQNLYISASSVAQHAALACFSEESMAIFEQRREAFRQRRDFLLPALRELGFRIEVEPQGAFYLYADVSAFTDDAQAFCAHFLETEHVAFTPGLDFGFHRANQHVRLAYTQEVPRLQEAVERIARGLKSWGA; encoded by the coding sequence ATGAGCACCCTGCCCCACACGCCGGGCTACAGCCGGCGCAGCCATGAAATCGCCCCCTTCCACGTGATGTCCCTGCTGGCCCGCGCGCAGGCGCTGGAACAGGCCGGCCACGACGTGATCCATCTGGAGATCGGCGAACCGGACTTCACCACCGCCGAACCGGTCGTGCGCGCCGGCCAGGCCGCACTGGCCGCTGGCCATACCCGCTATACCGCCGCGCGCGGCCTGCCGGCCCTGCGCCAGGCGATCAGCGGTTTCTACCGCAGCCACTACGGCCTGGACATCGATCCCGAGCGCATCCTGGTCACCCCCGGTGGTTCCGGCGCACTGCTGCTGGCCAGCAGCCTGCTGGTCGATCCGGGCCGGCACTGGCTGCTGGCCGACCCCGGCTATCCCTGCAACCGCCACTTCCTGCGCCTGGTGGAAGGCGGCGCGCAGCTGGTGCCGGTCGGCCCCGACACCGCCTACCAGCTGACCCCGTCGCTGGTGGAACTGCACTGGAATGCCGACAGCGTCGGTGCGCTGGTCGCCTCACCGGCCAACCCCACCGGCACCGTGCTGTCGGCCGATGAACTGGCCGCGCTGTCGACCTCGCTGCATGCGCGCGGCGGCCACCTGGTGGTGGACGAGATCTACCACGGCCTGACCTACGGCCTGGATGCACCCAGCGTGCTGCAGGTGGATGACAGCGCCTTCGTGCTGAACAGTTTCTCCAAGTACTTCGGCATGACCGGCTGGCGGTTGGGCTGGCTGGTGGCGCCGCCGGCGGCGGTGCCCGATCTGGAGAAGCTGGCGCAGAACCTGTACATCAGCGCGTCGAGCGTCGCCCAGCATGCCGCCCTCGCCTGTTTCAGCGAGGAATCGATGGCGATCTTCGAACAGCGCCGCGAAGCGTTCCGCCAGCGCCGCGATTTCCTGCTGCCGGCCCTGCGCGAGCTGGGCTTCCGCATCGAGGTGGAGCCGCAGGGTGCGTTCTATCTGTACGCCGACGTCAGTGCGTTCACCGACGATGCGCAGGCGTTCTGCGCGCACTTCCTGGAAACCGAGCACGTGGCATTCACCCCGGGCCTGGATTTCGGCTTCCACCGGGCCAACCAGCACGTGCGCCTGGCGTATACGCAGGAAGTGCCGCGGCTGCAGGAGGCGGTGGAGCGGATTGCGCGCGGGTTGAAAAGCTGGGGCGCCTGA
- a CDS encoding prolyl oligopeptidase family serine peptidase, translating to MSRFASACLLAGMMTAASVGTAVAAEETDRYAWLEDVTGDKPLSWVKEQNAKSEGRLAQTPAFKQMEASIREVLDSDAKIPGVQKIGDYYYNFWKDQQHERGLWRRTTLAEYRKASPQWETVLDLDALNKAEGENWVWHGADCLRPDYSRCLIALSRGGADADVTREFDLANKTWIKDGFFRPESKGGLGWIDRDSVFVYTDFGDGSMTTSGYPRVAKLWKRGTPLASASVVYEGKPEDMYIAAMHDDTPGFERNLVSRTLAFYNNELYLRADNGTLTKIDAPNSAEKGLHKQWLTLELRDPWTVGGKTYASGSLLATKLDDFLAGKRDFEVLFTPTATTSLAGATWTKSHLVLNVLDDVKNRLSVLTPGANGWQKSEFVGAPAFGTLAVGAVDSNDSDAVWLTATDYLTPTTLALADVGKAPETLKTMPAFFDAEGKVIEQHFATSKDGTRVPYFVVHDKAMKLDGSNPTLLYGYGGFEISLTPSYSGGMGRAWLEKGGVYVVANIRGGGEYGPRWHQAALKQNRHKAYEDMAAVAQDLVTRKITTAKHLGVQGGSNGGLLTGNMLTQYPELFGAVVVQVPLLDMKRYSHLLAGASWIAEYGNPDTSDWEFIKTFSPYHLFDAKKTYPPVLFTTSTRDDRVHPGHARKMAAKMIDAGKDVTYYENIEGGHGGAANNAQAAHMSALAYSFLWERLGGK from the coding sequence ATGTCACGATTCGCTTCCGCCTGCCTGCTGGCCGGCATGATGACCGCTGCTTCGGTGGGGACCGCCGTGGCTGCTGAAGAAACCGACCGTTACGCCTGGCTGGAGGACGTCACCGGCGACAAGCCGCTGTCCTGGGTCAAGGAACAGAATGCCAAGTCCGAGGGTCGCCTGGCGCAGACCCCGGCCTTCAAGCAGATGGAAGCCAGCATCCGCGAGGTGCTCGATTCGGACGCCAAGATCCCCGGCGTGCAGAAGATCGGCGACTATTACTACAACTTCTGGAAGGACCAGCAGCACGAGCGCGGCCTGTGGCGCCGCACCACCCTGGCCGAGTACCGCAAGGCCTCGCCGCAGTGGGAAACCGTGCTCGACCTGGATGCACTGAACAAGGCCGAGGGCGAGAACTGGGTCTGGCACGGCGCCGACTGCCTGCGCCCGGACTACAGCCGCTGCCTGATCGCGCTGTCGCGCGGCGGCGCCGATGCCGATGTCACCCGCGAATTCGACCTGGCCAACAAGACCTGGATCAAGGACGGCTTCTTCCGCCCCGAATCCAAGGGCGGCCTGGGCTGGATCGACCGTGATTCGGTGTTCGTCTACACCGATTTCGGCGACGGTTCGATGACCACCTCCGGTTACCCGCGCGTGGCCAAGCTGTGGAAGCGCGGCACGCCGCTGGCCTCGGCCAGCGTGGTCTACGAAGGCAAGCCGGAAGACATGTACATCGCGGCGATGCACGATGACACCCCGGGCTTCGAGCGCAACCTGGTCAGCCGTACGCTGGCCTTCTACAACAACGAGCTGTACCTGCGCGCCGACAATGGCACGCTGACCAAGATCGACGCGCCGAACTCGGCCGAGAAGGGCCTGCACAAGCAGTGGCTGACCCTGGAACTGCGCGACCCGTGGACCGTGGGCGGCAAGACCTACGCCTCCGGCTCGCTGCTGGCGACCAAGCTCGACGATTTCCTGGCCGGCAAGCGTGATTTCGAAGTCCTGTTCACCCCGACCGCGACCACCTCGCTGGCTGGTGCGACCTGGACCAAGAGCCACCTTGTGCTGAACGTGCTCGACGACGTCAAGAACCGCCTGTCGGTGCTGACCCCGGGTGCCAACGGCTGGCAGAAGAGTGAGTTCGTCGGTGCGCCGGCCTTCGGCACCCTGGCCGTGGGCGCAGTGGACAGCAACGACAGCGATGCGGTGTGGCTGACCGCCACCGATTACCTGACCCCGACCACCCTGGCCCTGGCCGACGTCGGCAAGGCCCCGGAAACGCTGAAGACCATGCCGGCCTTCTTCGATGCCGAGGGCAAGGTGATCGAGCAGCACTTCGCCACCAGCAAGGACGGCACCCGCGTGCCGTACTTCGTGGTGCACGACAAGGCGATGAAGCTGGACGGTTCCAACCCGACCCTGCTGTACGGGTACGGTGGCTTCGAGATCTCGCTGACCCCGAGCTACTCCGGTGGCATGGGCCGCGCCTGGCTGGAGAAGGGCGGCGTGTACGTGGTCGCCAACATCCGTGGCGGTGGCGAGTACGGCCCGCGCTGGCACCAGGCGGCGCTGAAGCAGAACCGTCACAAGGCCTATGAAGACATGGCCGCGGTCGCGCAGGATCTGGTCACCCGCAAGATCACCACGGCCAAGCACCTGGGCGTGCAGGGCGGCAGCAACGGTGGCCTGCTCACCGGCAACATGCTCACCCAGTACCCGGAACTGTTCGGTGCGGTTGTGGTGCAGGTGCCGCTGCTGGACATGAAGCGCTACAGCCACCTGCTGGCCGGTGCTTCGTGGATCGCCGAGTACGGCAACCCGGACACCAGCGACTGGGAGTTCATCAAGACCTTCTCGCCGTACCACCTGTTCGACGCGAAGAAGACCTACCCGCCGGTGCTGTTCACCACCTCCACCCGCGATGACCGCGTGCACCCGGGCCACGCCCGCAAGATGGCGGCGAAGATGATCGACGCCGGCAAGGACGTGACCTACTACGAGAACATCGAAGGTGGCCACGGCGGCGCAGCCAACAACGCGCAGGCCGCACACATGTCGGCCCTGGCCTACAGCTTCCTGTGGGAGCGCTTGGGCGGCAAGTAA
- a CDS encoding lipocalin family protein, translating into MSSIRPFCAVLLALSLGGPALAASDPPSPRASASGASEYGAPIDLQRFMGTWYVIGRVPNFIERGHVASVNEYTLRDDNKVGIVYRYRDGFGAPQQEVRARASVDADSGNHAWRTWFYRIVPTHSRVLEVAPDYSWAMIGYPGREMAWIFSRQPDMDKALYKELAERLRDEYGVNTDKLKRVPQHADQVGKLGYEVPNVR; encoded by the coding sequence ATGTCCTCGATCCGCCCGTTCTGCGCCGTGTTGCTGGCTCTGTCCCTTGGAGGCCCCGCGCTGGCCGCCAGCGACCCGCCGTCGCCGCGCGCCAGCGCATCGGGGGCCTCCGAATATGGTGCGCCGATCGATCTGCAGCGCTTCATGGGTACCTGGTACGTGATCGGCCGCGTGCCGAACTTCATCGAACGCGGCCACGTGGCCAGCGTCAACGAGTACACGCTGCGCGACGACAACAAGGTGGGCATCGTCTACCGCTACCGCGATGGCTTCGGTGCGCCGCAGCAGGAAGTGCGTGCACGTGCCAGCGTCGACGCCGACAGCGGCAACCACGCCTGGCGCACCTGGTTCTACCGGATCGTGCCGACCCATTCGCGCGTGCTGGAAGTCGCCCCGGACTATTCGTGGGCGATGATCGGCTACCCGGGCCGGGAAATGGCCTGGATCTTCTCGCGCCAGCCGGACATGGACAAGGCGCTGTACAAGGAGCTGGCCGAGCGCCTGCGCGACGAGTACGGCGTGAACACCGACAAGCTCAAGCGCGTGCCGCAGCACGCCGACCAGGTCGGCAAGCTGGGCTACGAAGTCCCGAACGTGCGCTGA
- a CDS encoding methionine ABC transporter permease, producing the protein MIVATAEGFFRHLDADKWVDIGKATIETLLMMAGSLPLTLAIGLPMGVLLYVFGAPQMKRRPFAYGVLAIVVNLLRSVPFIILMVVLIPVSLWLMGQSIGVLGTLPALVIGAAPFYARLVETALREVDRGVVEAAQSMGATTWQLVTRVLLPEARPGLIAAATVTTVALVGFTAMGGAIGSGGLGDLALREGYQRNRTDVALVTVVVLLILVQLLQMLGDRLVAHYTRK; encoded by the coding sequence ATGATCGTCGCTACTGCTGAAGGCTTCTTCCGCCACCTGGATGCGGACAAGTGGGTGGATATCGGCAAGGCCACCATCGAGACGCTGCTGATGATGGCCGGCTCGCTGCCGCTGACCCTGGCCATCGGCCTGCCGATGGGCGTGCTGCTGTACGTGTTCGGCGCGCCGCAGATGAAGCGTCGTCCGTTTGCCTACGGCGTACTGGCGATCGTGGTGAACCTGCTGCGTTCGGTGCCCTTCATCATCCTGATGGTGGTGCTGATTCCGGTGTCGCTGTGGCTGATGGGCCAGTCGATCGGCGTGCTCGGCACGCTGCCGGCGCTGGTGATCGGTGCGGCGCCGTTCTATGCGCGCCTGGTCGAGACCGCGCTGCGCGAAGTGGACCGTGGCGTGGTCGAGGCCGCGCAGTCGATGGGTGCCACCACCTGGCAGCTGGTCACCCGGGTGCTGCTGCCTGAAGCGCGGCCGGGCCTGATTGCCGCCGCCACGGTCACCACCGTCGCCCTGGTCGGCTTCACCGCCATGGGCGGTGCGATCGGTTCGGGCGGCCTGGGCGACCTGGCGCTGCGCGAAGGCTACCAGCGCAACCGCACCGACGTGGCCCTGGTCACCGTGGTGGTGCTGCTGATCCTGGTGCAGCTGCTGCAGATGCTCGGCGACCGCCTGGTCGCGCATTACACCCGCAAGTAA
- a CDS encoding methionine ABC transporter ATP-binding protein: MIEFQRLHKSYAVAGRQVSALQPLDLTIEAGEVFGIIGHSGAGKSTLIRMINRLEEPSGGRLLIGGEDITALDADGLRALRRRIGMIFQHFNLLSSRTVAGNVAFPLELGGMARAEIDARVAELLQTVGLQDHAAKYPAQLSGGQKQRVGIARALATRPQILLCDEATSALDPQTTASVLSLLSKINRELGLTIVLITHEMDVIRRVCDRVAVLDAGELVETGPVTQVFLHPQHPTTRRFVSESEHVDEGTLHRDFDVVGGRIVRLTFLGGDTYEPLLGSVARQTGVDYNILSGRIDRIKDTPYGQLVVALVGGDQSAAQAAFVAAGVHVEELRR; encoded by the coding sequence GTGATCGAGTTCCAGCGCCTGCACAAATCCTATGCCGTTGCCGGCCGCCAAGTGAGCGCGCTGCAACCGCTGGACCTGACCATCGAGGCCGGCGAAGTGTTCGGCATCATCGGCCATTCCGGCGCGGGCAAGTCGACCCTGATCCGCATGATCAACCGCCTGGAAGAACCCAGCGGCGGGCGCCTGCTGATCGGCGGCGAGGACATCACCGCGCTGGATGCCGACGGGCTGCGCGCGCTGCGCCGGCGCATCGGCATGATCTTCCAGCACTTCAACCTGCTGTCCTCGCGCACCGTGGCCGGCAACGTGGCATTCCCGCTGGAACTGGGCGGCATGGCCAGGGCCGAGATCGACGCGCGCGTGGCCGAACTGCTGCAGACCGTCGGCCTGCAGGACCACGCGGCGAAGTATCCGGCGCAGCTGTCCGGCGGCCAGAAGCAGCGCGTGGGCATCGCCCGTGCGCTGGCCACCCGCCCGCAGATCCTGCTGTGCGACGAAGCCACCAGTGCGCTTGACCCGCAGACCACGGCCTCGGTTCTGTCGCTGCTGTCGAAGATCAACCGCGAGCTGGGCCTGACCATCGTGCTGATCACCCATGAGATGGATGTGATCCGCCGCGTCTGCGACCGCGTGGCGGTGCTCGATGCGGGTGAGCTGGTGGAAACCGGCCCGGTCACCCAGGTCTTCCTGCACCCGCAGCACCCGACCACGCGCCGTTTCGTCAGCGAATCGGAGCATGTGGACGAGGGCACGCTGCACCGCGATTTCGACGTGGTTGGCGGCCGCATCGTGCGCCTGACCTTCCTCGGCGGCGATACCTACGAACCGCTGCTGGGCAGCGTGGCGCGGCAGACCGGCGTCGACTACAACATCCTGTCCGGCCGCATCGACCGGATCAAGGACACCCCGTATGGCCAGCTGGTGGTCGCCCTGGTGGGCGGTGACCAGTCCGCCGCGCAGGCCGCGTTCGTGGCTGCCGGCGTGCACGTTGAGGAACTGCGTCGATGA
- a CDS encoding DMT family transporter: protein MNAQRSPSRAVAWMVAAVACFSLMDAGMKQLSASYPSLEVTFLRGAASLPFVLVWVLASAGPRSLIPRRWGLHLLRGGLGMAMIGCFVYALRDLPLSTAYSIYFVAPLLIAALSVPLLGERVGPRRWVAIGVGLLGVIVVLRPGVDGFISIPGLMVLAAATAYAIAAITVSLLTRTDTSQSMVVWFLVIMAIGAGLLALPGWVPLQLAHAPLIAGMGLAGALGQIALTRAFQLGEASMIAPLEYSGLVWVIGWDLAFWGQLPDGYTWAGAAIIVASGLYLLHRERLNRVEPPKPLDHP, encoded by the coding sequence ATGAACGCGCAACGCTCCCCCTCGCGCGCGGTGGCCTGGATGGTCGCCGCCGTGGCCTGCTTCTCGCTGATGGACGCCGGCATGAAACAGCTGTCGGCCAGCTACCCCTCGCTGGAGGTCACCTTCCTGCGTGGCGCAGCCTCGCTGCCCTTCGTGCTGGTCTGGGTGCTGGCCAGTGCCGGCCCGCGCTCGCTCATCCCGCGCCGCTGGGGCCTGCACCTGCTGCGCGGCGGCCTGGGCATGGCGATGATCGGCTGCTTCGTCTACGCGTTGCGCGACCTGCCGCTGTCCACTGCCTACAGCATCTACTTCGTGGCCCCGCTGCTGATCGCGGCGCTGTCGGTGCCGCTGCTGGGCGAGCGGGTCGGGCCGCGGCGCTGGGTCGCCATCGGCGTCGGCCTGCTGGGCGTGATCGTGGTGCTGCGGCCGGGCGTGGATGGCTTCATTTCCATCCCCGGCCTGATGGTGCTGGCCGCCGCCACCGCCTACGCCATCGCCGCCATCACGGTCAGCCTGCTGACCCGCACCGATACCTCGCAGTCGATGGTGGTCTGGTTCCTGGTCATCATGGCCATCGGTGCCGGCCTGCTGGCCTTGCCGGGCTGGGTGCCGCTGCAGCTGGCGCATGCGCCGCTGATCGCCGGCATGGGCCTGGCCGGGGCGCTGGGCCAGATCGCCCTGACCCGCGCCTTCCAGCTGGGCGAGGCGTCGATGATCGCGCCGCTGGAGTACAGCGGCCTGGTCTGGGTGATCGGCTGGGACCTGGCCTTCTGGGGCCAGCTGCCGGACGGCTACACCTGGGCCGGCGCGGCGATCATCGTGGCCTCGGGCCTGTACCTGCTGCACCGCGAGCGCCTGAATCGGGTTGAGCCGCCGAAGCCGCTGGATCATCCCTGA
- a CDS encoding YajQ family cyclic di-GMP-binding protein — translation MPSFDVVSEVDTHELTNAIDQANRELATRFDFKGVEAKFEREGDVINQSAPTEFQLKQMNDILRARLAARGIDVLSLEFGDIETNLAQARQKITVKQGIEQKIAKKIAAALKEAKLKVESQINGDKLRVQGKKRDDLQDAIAVLKAGKFELPLQFNNFRD, via the coding sequence ATGCCTTCCTTCGACGTCGTGTCCGAAGTCGACACCCACGAACTGACCAACGCCATCGACCAGGCCAACCGCGAACTGGCCACCCGCTTCGACTTCAAGGGCGTGGAAGCCAAGTTCGAGCGCGAGGGCGATGTCATCAACCAGTCCGCACCGACCGAGTTCCAGCTCAAGCAGATGAACGACATCCTGCGCGCCCGCCTGGCCGCGCGTGGCATCGACGTGCTGAGCCTGGAGTTCGGCGACATCGAGACCAACCTGGCCCAGGCCCGGCAGAAGATCACCGTCAAGCAGGGCATCGAGCAGAAGATCGCCAAGAAGATCGCCGCTGCCCTGAAGGAAGCGAAGCTGAAGGTGGAAAGCCAGATCAACGGCGACAAGCTGCGCGTGCAGGGCAAGAAGCGCGACGACCTGCAGGACGCCATCGCGGTACTGAAGGCCGGCAAGTTCGAGCTGCCGCTGCAGTTCAACAACTTCCGCGACTGA
- a CDS encoding helix-turn-helix domain-containing protein — MMATTVGQQQLVAARAAFAEGDVQSLAVLPLPLQHSWQRSRAAGVQPGQEPHYPPLQGNGLRLRDPEDRRLARCVQPELEQLWAAFGGRGWTMFCANREGLVIAQQAHGLEDAPLLRPIQVGRRLGEAEIGTTAPAVSLADDVPALVRGNEHYLQRFAPVFCLSEPLHDLDGQVCGAIDITGLGERDPALLQGYFRQAALASENRLFQGLSDVHLLAVQHDPRWLATPLQGLLAVQDDWQLRAANRVARRLLGLPRRGPLPLLSMETVFAGASAAQRRRLLQPGPAHRVRLGEGSALFLQHLRAPRAPRTRVAAAAVAVADVPLRQQQREAARRAAQAAEGNLSLAARQLGISRTTLYKLLRD; from the coding sequence ATGATGGCCACGACAGTCGGGCAACAACAGCTGGTCGCCGCGCGCGCAGCGTTCGCGGAAGGCGATGTGCAGTCCTTGGCGGTGTTGCCGCTGCCGCTGCAGCACTCCTGGCAGCGTTCGCGCGCGGCTGGTGTGCAGCCGGGGCAGGAGCCTCACTACCCGCCGCTGCAGGGCAATGGCCTGCGCCTGCGCGATCCCGAAGACCGCCGGCTCGCGCGCTGCGTGCAGCCCGAACTGGAACAGCTGTGGGCCGCCTTCGGTGGGCGTGGCTGGACGATGTTCTGCGCCAACCGCGAGGGACTCGTCATCGCCCAGCAGGCGCATGGCCTGGAGGATGCGCCGCTGCTGCGGCCGATCCAGGTCGGGCGGCGGCTGGGCGAGGCCGAGATCGGAACCACGGCGCCAGCGGTCAGCCTGGCCGATGACGTGCCCGCGCTGGTGCGTGGCAACGAACATTACCTGCAGCGCTTCGCGCCGGTGTTCTGCCTGAGCGAACCGTTGCACGACCTCGATGGCCAGGTCTGCGGGGCGATCGACATCACCGGGCTGGGCGAGCGTGATCCGGCGCTGCTGCAGGGCTACTTCCGGCAGGCCGCGCTGGCCAGCGAGAACCGGTTGTTCCAGGGTCTGAGCGATGTGCACCTGCTGGCCGTGCAGCACGATCCGCGCTGGCTGGCCACGCCGCTGCAGGGGCTTCTGGCGGTGCAGGATGATTGGCAGCTGCGCGCTGCCAACCGCGTGGCACGCCGCCTGCTGGGCCTGCCGCGCCGCGGGCCCTTGCCGCTGCTGTCGATGGAGACGGTGTTTGCCGGTGCCAGTGCGGCGCAACGGCGTCGGCTGCTGCAACCGGGGCCTGCGCACCGGGTGCGGCTGGGCGAGGGCAGCGCGCTGTTCCTGCAGCACCTGCGCGCACCGCGTGCGCCCCGCACGCGGGTGGCGGCAGCAGCGGTGGCGGTCGCAGACGTGCCATTGCGGCAGCAGCAGCGCGAAGCCGCACGGCGTGCGGCGCAGGCGGCCGAAGGCAATCTCAGCCTGGCCGCCCGCCAGTTGGGGATCTCGCGCACCACGCTGTACAAGCTGCTGCGCGATTAG